A segment of the uncultured Desulfobulbus sp. genome:
ATCTTCGGGGTACCTCAAGAAGATCAACTTCAGTTCTTTGGCAATGCGACCTATGAAAAGGCCTTTCACGAGGCCGTTGCCCGACTCGAAGCCATCGGGGGAAGCAAGCGGGTGATTGACCTGCAACCCTTCCTTGATGCTGCCAAGCTTCTCTACGAAGGCCCCTGGGTGGCAGAGCGAACCGCAGCAGTGGGGGGCTTTCTTGCCGATCATCCAGAGGCAGGCTACCCGGTCACGAGGAGAATCATTTGCGAGAGTAACACCTTCAGCGCGGTGGACTGCTTTCAGGCCCAGTACAGGTTGCAGGCTTTCAAGGCGACCACTGATAGAATCTTAAGTCAGCTCGATTGCTTGGTCCTGCCTACAGCCGGAACCTGTTATACCCTCAAAGAGGTGGAGGAAAATCCCATTACGCTCAACTCGAACCTGGGGACCTACACCAACTTTATGAATCTGCTGGATTACTGCGGTATTGCCGTCCCCACGGCCCTGACAGCGTCTGTACCCTTTGGAGTGACCCTGGTCGGAGAAGCTTTCAGTGAAGAGCGACTATTGGCACTAGCTGCGAGACTCCATGAGGCCTCCAATCTCCCCATGGGAACAGGACAGAGCTTGCCACCCAAGTATAGTCCAGTGGAAGTAAGCGACCGAACCCTGCTCATGGTCTGCGGCGCTCATCTTCAAGGCTTACCTCTCCATTATCAGCTGGAAGAGCTGGATGCCTACTTGGTTGAGCAAACCACCACTGCCCCGAGATACCGCATGTTTGCCCTGGAAACCCAGCCCCCCAAACCCGGTCTTGTTCGTGATGCTGCACAGGGGGCTGCCCTTGAGGTGGAAGTCTACTCTATCCCCTTGAACAACCTTGGCCCCTTTATCACTCAAATTCCGCATCCGCTGGGAATAGGGAAGGTGGAGTTGAAGAATGGCTCCTGGGCAACCGGCTTTATTGCCGAACCTGTGGTGATGAAAGAGGGGAAAGAGGTTACCGGGCTTGGGGGGTGGCGTAGGTATCTGGCAACCAGAGCTGAATGATCTCAACACCAGCGCACTGGCTGAAGTTGGGGGTACGCATAAAAAAAGGCAGAGCCCTGCAGCTCTGCCTTGGTGAGTCCGGAAAATCGGAATCCTTAACGATGCAAGTCCTGTTTATCGGTCGATCACGATTTCTGGCTTCTTTTTCTGTTGGCTGCCGCCAGTCCGATGATACCGCTGCCAAAAAGCAGCATGGTGGCAGGCTCAGGCACTGGTGAAAAACCGCCTTTCTCTACAACCCAGTAGCATAACCGGCTTGAACCCAAGTCGTTCCAGGTTGTGGTATTTGTCCAACGGTTAAGTTCAAGGAAATCCTCGTTCCCCGAGTTGTTCGGTTCGTGAGTTGCTGCGTTCCAGTTATCATAGGTAAATGCTTCACTAGTCACCCACTCCCAGGTGCCCTCAGTGGTCTTGTCGGTAGCTCCTGCCCAGGCCTGGCCATACTGAGAAAGCAGGGTGAAAATAAAGTTGTTTTCTTCTGCTGAGGTAATGGTCGCGAGGTACCAGGCATCGTCACCGGTAAGTCCCTTGTCTGTGTTGTACCCTTTTACCCAGGTGTTGGCTTCCTCCCAGGTTTTGCCACTCGTTCCAACGCCAGAGCCAATTGCATAGGTGTGACCATTTGTTGTCCACAGGGTTTCGGCTTCAATATGGCAGGCTGAAGCGATGGAACTGTTTGCGACCAGAAAGGCGCTTGTGGCGATGGCAGCTAATACGATTTTTTTCATCTTTTCTCCTTATAGCGACACAAAAGAACTTCGAAACATAATCAATGCGTTCTTTTATGCATATTTTACGCCATAGAGTAAAGATCTTTTTAAGTGATGAAAAAACAGAGGGTTGAGAGGTGAGATTTGCACGAGTTAGGTCGATGCGGTTTGTTTTGCTGCGACCAAAAGGATGATTTCCGGAAATGAGTATGTTGGTTTAAGTCTCGTCCGACAAAGCGGAATTTTGTGTCTGGTAAACGTGTTACTGGCTTCCGGCATGGTTTTCGCCACCGCTGCACCCAAGGTTCCTCTTAACCCGATGATGAGTATCGCAATCTGTGTCCCCTGATGTTGGGCAACGAGTCCGAACCGATTTTTGAAGATATATGAAGGGGGGGTGATTCCATCTGTGTCTCACCTTGTGTACCACTTGTTGATTCCATGATATTAGGGCGTGCTCTGAAATGGAATATTCAAACAAAAAAAGCGCTTACCGATTGCTCAGTAAGCGCTTGAATATACAGTGGCTGGGGGACAGGGATTCGAACCCCGATAAGCGGAGTCAGAGTCCGCTGTCTTGCCATTAGACCATCCCCCAGCAGGCAAATTTGCTGCGCGGCAAAATATCTGAAATGGCTTTAATTGTCAATAAAAAATATACGTTTTGTTCGGCTAAAATGTGGGGTGCGAAAGGTGCTCATCGCTCTTGTTCAGTAACTCAGTGAGTTAGCTGATAATGGAGGCTGTCTCTATTTTTAGATAGAATCTGTAGCCCTGAATCCATGAGTCGTAGGGTGGGCACGTTGTTTGTGCCCACCGACTATCGAGCGGTACCATTTTGCGGTGGGCAGAAAAAAAGTTCTGTCCACCCTTGTATCAATGATGGTCTTCAAATCAGGAGATGACCAGTCCTGCATAGCCCACTACCTGGCTGGTGTCGCCGCTGGCTTCGCCGGAATCGGTATAGCGGACAAGCTCCGCCTTGGTTGCTCCGAGTTCCTGGGCGGCCAGCAGGGCAATGGTGGTGGGCATGATCCCGCACATGGAAATGTGCTGGCCGACGACTGTGCTGTAGAGCCCTTGCGCATCCATGGCCAGAATGCGCTCCAGGGCCAGGTGATCCTTACGGCTGGCATTTTCTCGCGATTCGTAATGGCTCATGTCTGTGGAGGCAAGTATAAGCACCGGCCTGCGCAGACAGCCGATGGCAAGCGCCAGCTCACGCGCGACTTGTTGACACGCTTCAAAAGAAAGGGCTGAGATAACGATGGGCACGATTTTAAGTGCAGGTTGCAGCGCCTGAAGAAAGGGGACTTGGACCTCCAGTGAATGCTCGTAGATGTGCGCTGCCTCATCGGCTTGAATACGCGGTGAGCTGTGCAGAATTGCTTCTGCCAGCTGTTGATCGATGGGAACAATGCCCATGGGCATCTGCCAGTCCTCGGTCCCGAGGGCCAGTGCAGCTCCCCGCCCATGGTGGTTGGGCCCCATAATCAGGACTGTTTCGGGGACTTCGACGCGGGCGATTGTCGCTCCGGCGGTGGCACCGGAGTATATATAACCTGCATGGGGCATGACCACCGCTAGTGCCGTTTGTTTTTCGCTCACAGCAATAAGGGGCGTCAGTTTGGCAATGTTACGACGGAGCGGATTGGGATCGCCAGGATAAAATCGGTCGGCAACGGCAGGCATTCTGGTCATGATGGCCTCCTCTGCAGTGCGGGCTGATACTTGTTGGGGGTCCTTCGTCACCACTAACCTACGGCGCTTTCTAGGAGGTAGGTTGGCGGTGAGGCACGAACCCCAACAGAAACAGGGCTATTTTTTTACTTCCCAGGTGGTTCCTTCAGGCCCATCTTTGAGAACAATCTTATGTTCCAGCAACTGGTCACGTACCTCATCCGAGGTCGCCCAGTCCTTGTCGGCGCGGGCCTGGTTACGTTTAGCAATGAGCGCGTTGATTTCCTCTTCGCCAATGGTAATTTCGGCCAAGACCTTAGCCTTGGTGACCGCGACTACCTCGGCTGGATTATGCTGGGCCAGCCCCACTACCTCGGCCAATTCCCGAAAAGTTGCAGCTGTCTTCTTGAGTAACTCGACATCCGCAGCCGCTGGCTGTTCCGGAAGGACCCGCAATACCTTGTTCATCCCTTTGATTGCTTCAAACAAATGACCCAGTGCCTGGGCGGTATTGAAGTCGTTATCCATGGCCTTGTAGAAACGATCGCGCAGGGATTCAAGACTTTTTGCATCCTTGCTACTGGCAACGGGATCACCATCACCTGTTGCTCCCAGCTCATCCACCTTGGCCAAACATTCATAGATGCGGGCCAAACCGGTTTCCGCATCCTGGAGTGCTGCCTCGGTGAAGTCGAGCGGGTTGCGGTACTGGGTGGAGAAGATGAACAAACGCAGGACCTCGGGCTCGTATTGCTTGAGCACGTCACGAATAGTGAGAAAGTTGCCCAGGGATTTGGACATTTTTTCGTCTTTGATGGTCACAAAGCCATGGTGCATCCAGAGGTTGGCAAAGTGCTTGCCTGAGGCTGCGCAGCTCTGGGCGATCTCGTTCTCATGGTGGGGGAAGACCAGGTCCTTGCCACCGCCATGGATATCAAAGGTGTCACCCAGGTACTTGCGGCTCATGGCAGAACACTCGATGTGCCAGCCCGGACGACCATCACCCCAGGGGCTCAGCCATTTGGGCTCACCGGGTTTGGCCCCTTTCCAGAGGACAAAATCCATAGGGTGCTCTTTGCGATCGTTTACTTCCACTCGCGCCCCCGCCTGCATATCTTCCAGGCCGCGTCCGGAGAGCTGTCCGTACCCTTCAAACTTGTTGACCCGAAAGTAGACGTCTCCGTCCACCGGATAAGCAATACCCTTGTCGACCAGTTCTTTAACCAGATCGATCATTTCCTGAATATGTTCGGTTGCTTTGGGCTCAAGATCAGGGCGGAGGGTGCCCAGTGCATCCATATCGGTGTAAAATTCATTAATAAAACGCAGGGCCAGGGCGCTGCTCTCAATCCCCTGTTCGTTGGCCCGCTTGATGATCTTGTCATCAATATCGGTAAAGTTGCGGACAAAGGTCACCTTGTAACCACGGTGGCGCAGATAGCGAACCACCATATCAAAGACCAGTGCAGAACGTGCGTGCCCTATATGACAGTAATCGTAGGAGGTAATTCCGCAGACATAGAGTTTAACATGGCCCTCTTCGATGGGGCGCAGCGGTTCCTTCTTACGGCTTAATGTATTGTAAATTTTTATCGACATCTGTTTTTCCAAGTGGGTTGATACAACCTGTTAGGCTTCTTGAGTGAAAACCTGAATCCGAGCGTATGCAGTGTTGAGCGATCACCCGCCGCCACAGATTCAGTGAAAAGACAATGTACTACAACTCTGGCAGAACTCAAACCTTATTGCGCATCTCTGTGGTACTGTCTCGAAACCATAGGGAGGAGCATGAGGCCTGGCAAGGCCGCTAAGGTGCAACCAATAAAAAAGAGGGGCCAGCCGGTGTGTTCGGCTATCCAGCCGGCAGGGGCGGCGATGATGACTCGTGGAACTCCCATGCAACTGGAGAGCAATGCATATTGGGTGGCGGTAAACCGTTTATTGGTCAGTGAGGCCATGTAAGCAACATAGGCACTGGTGCCCATCCCGCTGGTGAGCTGCTCGAGGATGATAGCCACAGCCAGTGCCGTGAGGGAATTGCCGATCAGGGCAAGTCCGGTGAAACTGAGGATGGCCACCGCCTGGAGGATGCCAAAGATCCAGAGGCTACGAATGATACCGATACGCAAAAGGATCATCCCTCCCAGAAGGCCGCCGGCAATGGCCGACCAAAATCCAAAAAGCTTGGCCAAGGCACCGATTTCGGTCTTGCTGAACCCGAGATCCAGGTAAAAAGGTGTGGTCAGCGTGGAGGCCATCTGGTCTCCCAGCTTGTAGAGCAGGATAAAGAGCAGCAGCATCAAGGCACGATCCCGCTTGAAGTAATCAACGAATGGCTCAACCACAGCCTCGGTAAAGGTTTGAGGCGATCCCCGGGTAAGCTCTGGTTCGCGGCAAAAAAGGGTGGTCAGTACACCTACCAGAAGAAATCCGGCCATGAGCAGGTATACCTGAGAAAAGGCCATCAGGTCTGCCAGGATGAGTCCACCGCTGCCCGCCAGCAGCATACCCACCCGGTAGCCGTTCACATAAAACGAGCTGCCAAGTCCCAGTTGGTTATCGCTTAAATCTTCACGGCGATAGGCATCAACAACAATATCCTGAGAGGCAGAGAAAAAGGTGACGAAAAAGGCCGCCAGGGCCACCAGCCAGGGAGATTGGCCCGGATCAGTCAGGCCGAGGCCGATCAGGGCAACAATAAGGATGAGTTGCAGGGTAAGCATCCAGCCGCGCCTGCGTCCAAACAAGGGTAGGGTGAAGCGATCAAAGATGGGAGCCCAGAGGAATTTTAGGGTATAGGGCAGCCCCACCAGGGAATACAAACCGATCACAGAGAGATCGACCTGGGCATCTTTCATCCAGGCCTGTAGGACTGTGGATGTGAGCAGGAGCGGGACACCGCAGGAAAAGCCCATCAAAAAGGAGACGAGCATGCGGGGAGAAAAAAACTGGCGCCAGAGAGTTGAGTTCATGTTGTTAAAATTGTTTACCATTAATGCTTTGCTTAAAAAAAACAGATCTCTCCCTCTGGTCGAGATGACATCGAGGAAGTTCAGTACGACCTCGCTCTGACCGCAACATTGATGTAATCCCGAACACATGTGAGGGATCTTACTGTTCTCAACGGCAGTTCAGATTCGGTTTTCGGTTCCTGCTTACGTTCACCGATCCAGCGGTTTAAACGGTTGGTAGAGCGGGTCGCCTATCAAAACCATCTGCCAGGAGAGGAAGGGCAGGGTGATGAGATAGGTTTCGCCAAGACTGAGGTAGCCTTCTCTGAGTTTAGAGAAAAACAGGTCCGGCAGCGGGAAGGCCTGGACATAGGGTTCATACACCGGGCCAAGGGTGGCGGTAATGCCGCGTTCCAGCATGCGTTTACACCAGACCTGGGAATTTTCCCGTCTGAGGGTGGCACACTCGTTACTTGCGATATGATAGCCAATGGCTCCTCGTGTCCAGGTGAAGGCGTCGATGTAGTGTCCCAGGCTGTACCAGCCGCAGTAGAGGGCAGCCTTGGGGCAGGTGCCCGGTTGAAACAATGCTGGATTTTGATCAAGGGTGACCGTCATCTGGCCAGCTTCACTAATTTTTTCTGCGGCTTTGTGCAGTGACGCATCGTACAAAGCGTACCCCTGTAATTTCTTTTCAGGAGGGAGGGGCCAACGGGCATCGAAATAGGCGTTACCTCGTAAGCCTTTTTTCTCGGTGGCGAGGGCATCGTCGATAATTCTTCGCACAATTTTGGGGTTCGGTCCGTCCAGGCGGCTGACGATGAGAACCTGATCTTTTGTAAGCAATGTTTTCTGTTGCTGAAACCCTAAAAAATAAGGATTTGGTAGCCAACCATCCAAGGGATATTTTTCAGTCAATACCAGAGCAAGTTCAGAGTCCACAGAGGCTCTGCTATCCATTTCTCGGGGTTGTTTTGCCTTTGGGGTATTATACGGTGGCAGCTGTGGTTTTATCGCCAAAGGTACTCCGTACATGGTGACCAAACATCGAATACGATGTTCCGGATCACGCTTGGCAAGCGCCTCTCGCACCGGTTTGAGAATACTTTGGGTGAACTCCTGGCGTGAGCAACGCTCCTCCCAGGTTGCGGCGATTTTGATGAGGTTTTTCTGATCAATACCTCGTTTGCGCATATAATACTGAGCCAGTGCCAGGCTGTTGCTGGCTCGGGCATTGGCTATGACCATCACTTCGTTGGGAGCAAGGGCAAACGTAGGAGCGGCCAGGCAGGAGAAGAAAAGAATGGAAAAAAGAAAGATTCTTAGAAATTGACTGGCAGGCTTGGGCATAGAAGGGTACCTTGAGATTTGAATTTGCTTCATCTTTTGCAGCATAGAGGAAAGACTACGTGATTGACAAGAACAATGAGGCCGACATCACTGACTTTCGTGGTCGGTTGCTGGACTGGTTTGAAGCCAACCAACGCCCCTTGCCCTGGCGCAGTACATACGAACCTTATCATGTCTGGATCTCTGAGATTATGGGGCAGCAGACCCAGATGGACAGAGTGGTGCAGTATTTTAACCGCTGGATCGCACAGTTCCCCGATGTGGCCACGGTTGCCCATGCCCCAGAGCAGGCGATCCTCAAAGCCTGGGAAGGGTTGGGCTACTACAGCAGAGCTCGAAACATTCAGCGCGCAGCTCAGCAGATGCTGGATCAGTATGAAGGTGCAATCCCCTCGGAGCATAAGGCGCTTCTGGAGCTCCCCGGAATCGGCCCCTATACCGCGGCGGCCATTCTCTCCATCGCGTTTAATCTGCCTTTTCCCTTAAAAGATGCCAATGTGGAGCGGGTTTTTGCTCGCCTGGCTGACATTGAGAGCCCTGTCAAACAAAGCGCGACCCAAAAGCGAATTGGCACCATGGCAGAGGCGCTGCTCGATCCTGAGTCGCCACGACTCTACAATCAGGCGCTTATGGAGCTGGGGGCCTTGATCTGTACCCCGAAAAAGCCAGCCTGTGAGCTCTGCCCGGTACACATGCACTGTCAGGCGCTGAAAAAAGATACGGTTGAGTTTCGCCCTCTGCCCAGTGATAAACAAAAAAAGATCGAAATCGTCATGGCCTGCACCATCCTTCATGTTAATGGGGAGATTTTTGTCCAGCAGCGCATGGCCGATGATATCTGGGGCGGATTATGGGAGTTTCCCGGAGGGCGTCTTGAAGAAGGGGAGCAACCTCAGGAGGCCGCGCAGCGGGAATTAGCCGAGGAGACCGGTTATCAGGTGAGCAAACTGGAATTTTTTAAGACCGTGGTTCATCATTACACCCGCTACCGGGTAACCCTGCACGGATTTCTTGCCCAGCTTGACGCGCCACCTGCAAAACCAATCCTCAGCGCAGCCCAGGATTACGCCTGGGTCTCACCCACCGGACTTGCAGCGTACCCCTATCCCGCAGGACATCGCATGTTGGTTGCTGCCCTGGAGGAGATGGATTTTCCGGAAATTAGGTAGGATTACCTAGTGTAAATTTATTGAAACAATAAACTGTTGCGCTTTTTCATGATATAGATTTACGTATTCTCGGAAATCAAATTGTAATCTCATACCAAGAGTGGTAGGTTACTCAATGTCTACCATTCTTTCCTTTACCGACTCCTTTAACTCATACAATTTCTGTGTCAGATAACGCGCTCAACATATCGAATATGCAAGAAGAGGTGGATCGTCTCAGCACCAACTGGCGAACCTTGCTCGACGCCATGCCCGAAATGGTGTTTCTTCTTCGTGACGATGGCGGTATTGAATACATGAACCGCAGTGCCAAAAATTGCTTCGGTCACCCCTGCGGAAAAAAAGTCGCGGCCAGCCTGGCGGGAATAGGGCAATCCTGCCGCGATAAACTCACCGGCGCTAAAAAGCAGCAGAAGCATTCGAAAGTTGTCGAGACCATGGTCGATACCACCCCGGTGGAGTATTCATCGGTTCCTTTTGTGGGCTATACTGGTGAACGGCTGATTATGCTGGTGATGCGTGATATTACCGAGCGCAAAGATTTCGAGCAGGAGCTACTCCAGTTCAACACCAGTATCGAGACCATTCTCGAGTCGAAAATAGATGAGTTACAGGCCAGTGAGGAGATGCGCACCAAGCTGATGCGTCAGGTCAATAGTTTGAAAAGTCAGCTTGGCCACCACCACCATGCCGATAAAATGGTGGGCCGCAGCCGAAAGATGCGCGAACTTCGCGAGATGATTCATCAGGTCTCTAGCTCTGATGCCACCATCCTGATCACCGGCGAATCTGGTACCGGTAAAGAGCTGGTCGCCAACTTGGTCAAAGCCACCAGCGGGCGTGAAGACAAGCCCTTTTTAAAAATTAACTGCAACGCCATTAACGATTCCCTGCTTGAAGCGGATCTTTTTGGGTATGAGAAAGGTGCGTTTACCGGGGCCACCGGCCGCAAAGTGGGAAAATTCGAGGTTGTCGACGGAGGCACCATCTTTCTTGATGAGATCGGTGATATCAGTGCCCGGATGCAGGTGGCCATGTTGCGGGTGCTCCAAAACGGAGAAATTATCCGTGTGGGTGGTACCGAGCCGGTCAAGGTGGATGTGCGGGTTATCGCTGCAACCAATGTCGATCTGACCCAGGCGGTTAAAGAGAAAAAATTTCGTCTGGATCTCTACTACCGGCTCAATATTATCAATATCGATATTCCGCCATTGAGGGATCGCAAGGAAGACGTGGTCGAACTGGTTTCTCACTTCGTCAACCACTATCGGGAAGCGTTCAAAAAAGAGATCGATTTTGTGCCCAAATCCATCATTAACCGCTTACTCGAACACGATTGGCCGGGTAATGTGCGTGAGCTCGAAAACCTGATCCAACGTGCGGTGCTCATGGCCAAGGGCAAGATGATTACAGAGAGCGATCTCCTCTTTGATCAGGATCCGCGGATCGAGCAGCAGGGTGGAGAACTTGTCGAGATTGATGATAAACTTGGACTTGTCCCCTTAAAGTCGATCCTGGGAGATTTTGAAGCCACCATCATTCGCCGCGCTCTCTCCAAATACAGCGGTAACGTGGCCACAACAGCCGGACATCTCAATATTGGCAAGACCGCGCTCTACGACAAGATGAAGCAGCACGGTATCTCTGCCAAAAGTATCAAGAAGAAGAAAACAGCCTGAGGGGAATCTTTCCTCAAAAAGGCATTCCCTGGTTGTTCGAACCGCAACAGTCTTCCCCCAGCAAGACATCCTACAACCAGTCTCGGTCATCCCGAAGGAATGAGAGGGATCTCCACCCCAGTACTTGAAGGCTGCTGTAAACAAGGCCGGCGTCCGGAGATCAGGGGGAAGCCAGAAATGTCTTCCTTTTAAAACAGTAAAAATTCCTTCAAGCTTCCCCGCATGCAATGATTGGAAGCCATAGATGCCGAGTAGGCACCGGCATTGATCAGCGCCATGTACGTGTGCCCGTGCAAGTCTGGAAGCAATGCGTTGGCATACCAGATATCAAGCGCTTCATTGATATTACCGACCAATGTTTTGTCCGTGCAAGGTTCCCCGTTGTAGCGCAGCGGCACCGGTTGAAAAGGCAGCGCATAATAAGCTGGTTCCGGAGCAATGTTAAATCCGGCATCCACCCCGACAAAGGTGGTTGCCGCTTTAACTTCTTCAAAGGTTTTCTCTAAAAGAAGTATCCCCGCATCCTTAACGATGTAATCTCCCGGTTCAATTCTCAGGTGCAGGTCTGTTGCTCCAAACTGTCGTTTGAGGATAGCCGTCCACTGCTCCAGATCAAGGGGCGCCTCACCTGGTAGGTGCGGTACTCCTAATCCCCCGCCAATATTTACATATTTGATGGTGGCCGCTTTTTCGATAAAACAGAAACAGTGCGTTATGATCTGTTCAAGTTGCTGTAATTGCGTGGTGAGATAACCACAGCCGGTATGAAAGTGGATGGTGTCGACCTCCAGATCATAGCGAGCTGCAATCGCCAGTGCCTCTGCAAACTGCTGCCAGTAGATGCCAAATTTGGTGGTTTGCGCACCAGCATAGTGCAGTTTGTCGTTATCGGCGCGGCCAATGCCCATTCCCGGATTTACCCGTAAGCCAATGCGTGTATGGGGTTTTCTTTGACCCCATTGATGGATCGCATGGAGGGAATCGCAATTCATACAGAGTCCGTCATAGCGGGCGATGCTATCCAGATCCCGCGATGACAGACTCGAAGCGGTAAAGGATATCTCCTCGGGCGTAAAGCCGCAGCTTACAGCTAACTCGATTTCTGCCGGCGAGCAGGCATCAATACCACAAAGTCCGTTTTGTTTGAGCATGGTCAACAAAGGGGCAAAGCGGTTGGCCTTCATCGCGTAGTAGAGCGAGAACCGATCGGCAAAACCAGCCTGGTTCAGGCTGCGGTGAAGCCGAAGAAGATTCTTGTGTACACGAGGAGCTGAGTAGATAAAGGCGGGCGTGCCGCATTGAGCGGCAAGCTCTTGTACACCCTTGTCTGCAAAATAGAGATGTCCCTGCCGGTAGCAGAGATCTTCTCTCTGCCACCAGCCGTAGTATTGCTGTTGATTCATTGCAGGATGGTCCCGCTTTGCTCAACCAGCTCTGCCTCTGCCAATGCTGCCGGATGCAGTTCCTTGCGGCCGGTAATCCAGCCTCGGCAGTTGGAGGCACCGCAGGAGCAGGGGAATTGTTTAAAGAGGACGTCTTCTGTTTCTGCGTAATCCATGTAGAGGTAACTGTTTGCGGGGATATCCGCCAGGGCAGTTACGGTGAGCTTGTCCATATCAAGCGAGATGTTGGGCGCGCAGGAATGCAGAAAATATCCGCTGAAATATGGGTCGAAGAGGTGGCTTTCAGGGGTGATTTGCAGGGTGTGTTGACGAATTTCTGGCACGACATGACCAGCCATGCGGGCGATGATCTCTCCCTTTTTAAAGGAGCGGTAGGTGATCACGCCTTGGCCAACGAGTTGACTGATATAGACAACAGCAAAGTCGGAATGTTTCGGAAACAGAGGATCTCTGCCGAATTGATCGGGATACAGCATGGGCATACTCTCCATAGAGTACTGTCATGCCAGCGCAGTGACCATGCATGCGTGCCCCATGAGAGAAGAGGGGAGCACTCGTATGCACACAGGTGCTCTAGCGCAGGTATGACAACATTCAAGAAACAAAACCTGTCAACCGTAGAGCGGACAGGCAACAAAACCAAAAATGAATGCGCTCGTGCATTGATGCAAGTGAGCAGACATCCAACAACGAAAAATAAGAACAACGCTCCAGTGAGCACTTACTTTGCAGCAAGATCCTAATCCCTTCGAGATTATAGGGTGTCTTGAATAATTAGATTTTTCAATCAAGGCCAGGTAAGCCCCGACTCCGAGGATTGTGCAAAATTTTACCGCAGGCATATAGATGATATTCCGAGGATAAAATTTTACGTATG
Coding sequences within it:
- a CDS encoding sigma 54-interacting transcriptional regulator, whose protein sequence is MQEEVDRLSTNWRTLLDAMPEMVFLLRDDGGIEYMNRSAKNCFGHPCGKKVAASLAGIGQSCRDKLTGAKKQQKHSKVVETMVDTTPVEYSSVPFVGYTGERLIMLVMRDITERKDFEQELLQFNTSIETILESKIDELQASEEMRTKLMRQVNSLKSQLGHHHHADKMVGRSRKMRELREMIHQVSSSDATILITGESGTGKELVANLVKATSGREDKPFLKINCNAINDSLLEADLFGYEKGAFTGATGRKVGKFEVVDGGTIFLDEIGDISARMQVAMLRVLQNGEIIRVGGTEPVKVDVRVIAATNVDLTQAVKEKKFRLDLYYRLNIINIDIPPLRDRKEDVVELVSHFVNHYREAFKKEIDFVPKSIINRLLEHDWPGNVRELENLIQRAVLMAKGKMITESDLLFDQDPRIEQQGGELVEIDDKLGLVPLKSILGDFEATIIRRALSKYSGNVATTAGHLNIGKTALYDKMKQHGISAKSIKKKKTA
- a CDS encoding diaminopimelate decarboxylase, producing MNQQQYYGWWQREDLCYRQGHLYFADKGVQELAAQCGTPAFIYSAPRVHKNLLRLHRSLNQAGFADRFSLYYAMKANRFAPLLTMLKQNGLCGIDACSPAEIELAVSCGFTPEEISFTASSLSSRDLDSIARYDGLCMNCDSLHAIHQWGQRKPHTRIGLRVNPGMGIGRADNDKLHYAGAQTTKFGIYWQQFAEALAIAARYDLEVDTIHFHTGCGYLTTQLQQLEQIITHCFCFIEKAATIKYVNIGGGLGVPHLPGEAPLDLEQWTAILKRQFGATDLHLRIEPGDYIVKDAGILLLEKTFEEVKAATTFVGVDAGFNIAPEPAYYALPFQPVPLRYNGEPCTDKTLVGNINEALDIWYANALLPDLHGHTYMALINAGAYSASMASNHCMRGSLKEFLLF
- a CDS encoding SET domain-containing protein-lysine N-methyltransferase, which gives rise to MLYPDQFGRDPLFPKHSDFAVVYISQLVGQGVITYRSFKKGEIIARMAGHVVPEIRQHTLQITPESHLFDPYFSGYFLHSCAPNISLDMDKLTVTALADIPANSYLYMDYAETEDVLFKQFPCSCGASNCRGWITGRKELHPAALAEAELVEQSGTILQ